A genome region from Babesia bigemina genome assembly Bbig001, chromosome : I includes the following:
- a CDS encoding DNA repair protein Rad23, putatitve, putative: MKLKIKTLNNLEAEVDVEADITVADLMKAVEAALPALPSDRQKLIHSGKVLKRELRLSDYSDIKDGDKVIVITSKQPPTVSTAPVVEQPVSPPEVQPSATAVSTEPLASASSRFVTGSELEMNISRICEMGFPRAEVEQAMAAAFNNPERAVEFLSTGNIPSPGDFLLNPGVDDHQPSNNAMHAASQDVSLQSIQSHPAFQQIRQALNSDPQMLQQLLENIGSTNPELLQNIVEHQDEFMNMLNSAGGADPLLSGDDGPAVVQLTEEDVAIVERLEGLGFPRPAVIEAFLACDKNEEMAANYLLENANDFASEE; encoded by the exons ATGAAGCTGAAAATCAAGACTTTGAATAACTTGGAGGCGGAGGTTGACGTGGAGGCGGATATCACCGTGGCGGATTTGATGAAGGCTGTGGAGGCTGCTCTGCCAGCGCTGCCGTCGGACCGTCAGAAGCTGATTCACTCAGGGAAGGTTTTGAAACGAGAGTTACGGCTCTCTGATTACTCTGACATAAAGGATGGAGACAAAGTCATCGTTATAACGTCCAAGCAG CCACCCACTGTTTCCACCGCGCCAGTTGTTGAGCAACCTGTTTCACCTCCCGAAGTCCAACCTTCTGCGACGGCTGTGTCAACGGAGCCTTTGGCTTCCGCGTCTTCGAGATTCGTTACTGGATCTGAGCTTGAAATG AACATTTCCCGTATTTGCGAAATGGGTTTCCCGCGCGCCGAGGTGGAACAGGCTATGGCGGCTGCTTTTAACAATCCCGAGCGCGCCGTTGAATTCCTTTCTACA GGCAACATCCCATCTCCTGGTGATTTTTTGCTAAATCCTGGTGTGGATGATCACCAGCCATCAAATAATGCGATGCATGCGGCCAGTCAG GATGTGTCCTTACAATCGATCCAATCGCATCCAGCCTTCCAGCAAATAAGACAGGCCCTTAACTCCGACCCTCAAATGCTGCAGCAACTGCTCGAAAACATCGGTAGTACAAATCCGGAGCTGCTTCAG AACATAGTGGAGCACCAGGACGAGTTTATGAATATGCTCAACAGCGCAGGTGGCGCTGACCCCCTTTTATCCGGCGATGACGGCCCTGCCGTTGTCCAACTGACAGAGGAGGATGTGGCCATCGTGGAGCGACTGGAGGGCTTGGGATTTCCCCGCCCCGCAGTAATTGAAGCGTTCCTGGCCTGTGACAAGAACGAGGAGATGGCGGCAAACTATTTGCTGGAGAACGCGAACGACTTCGCGTCGGAGGAGTGA